The nucleotide sequence AGAGAGCGATGCCTCCCATGGAATGGCCGGGTATATGTATCACCTCCCACACCATGTTGCCTATCTCCAGTGTCTCGCCGCCTTCGAGCTTGCGGTCGACCTTGAACCTGAAGGCATCGGGCGCGAGGCTGAACTGCATCTGGCACATACCCTTGAACATGTCCATACCGTACACGGCCCGGTCATCCCCTTTCTCCAGGAGATCGGCTTCCAATTCGTGGACCCAGAGTTCTGCGCCGGGGAACGTCTTCTGGAGTTCCGCAAGACAGCCTATGTGATCGAGGTGTGTGTGGGTCATGATGACCCTTTTCACGTCCTCAGGCCCGATCCCGAGCTTCGTGATGGAAGCAGCCTTGTAAGCGCCCTTTCCCGTAAGGCCCGCATCCACCAGAGAGATGTCTCCAGACGCCGGATCTCCAATAACATAGACATGGGAATCGGGGATGAAATCGTCCTGACCGGGAATGAATTGAACGCCTTTGTAGACCTGGGACATGAGAGGCTCCTTTATACCGTTTTTTCTATCTTGCCGGACCGCTGAGCATTATTATACCTACCATACCCACATGTCGAGTTCCATACCAAAAACCCACAGGGTCGGCAGGGCGCGCTCTGCCGCAAACAACAGCGCAGGAAACCCATTCCCGGAGAGGATCTCTCTCGAATGATAAAGACCTGTTTGATGCGGGTATGTGTCGTGTCAGATGAGTGCATCATAATTCTCAAGAAGGACTTTGGACAACGGAAGAAACATGATACAATCAATTCGAAAACACGCGGACGG is from Syntrophorhabdus sp. and encodes:
- a CDS encoding MBL fold metallo-hydrolase, giving the protein MSQVYKGVQFIPGQDDFIPDSHVYVIGDPASGDISLVDAGLTGKGAYKAASITKLGIGPEDVKRVIMTHTHLDHIGCLAELQKTFPGAELWVHELEADLLEKGDDRAVYGMDMFKGMCQMQFSLAPDAFRFKVDRKLEGGETLEIGNMVWEVIHIPGHSMGGIALYEPVGKVLIPGDVVYADYAIGRFDLFGANPAQLKDSLDRLSKLDVDILLPGHNQIVKGVPAGYIRKTTKMWEPYLV